Within Sphingobium sp. KCTC 72723, the genomic segment GGGTTCAAAAGCGTCAACGACACGCTGGGCCATGCGGCGGGCGACCAGTTGCTGGCGCGCGTCGCGGGCCGGCTGCGCGAAGTCGTGATGGCGCAGGTCGCCGCCGGAACCGGCGACGCCGTCATCGGTCGTCTGGCGGGCGACGAATTCACCATGTTCTTCCCCAACCTGACCGGACCCAATGCCGCCGCGCGGATCGCGCGCGCCATTCAGTTCGCGCTGGGCGAACGGTTTGACCTGGGCAGCCAGCATGTCGATCTGGGCGCGTCGATCGGCATTGCCTGCTATCCCGACCATGGCGATACGCTGGCCACGCTGCTGCGTGCGGCGGACGTGGCCATGTATCATGCCAAGCATGAAGGGCGCGGCCGCGCCGAAATGTACAGCGCGGAACTGGCGCTGGCGGCGTCGGACCGGGCGGATCTGGAGCGCGACTTGCTGCTCGCCCTGCAACGCGACGAATTTCTGCTGGAATTCCAGCCACAGATCGACATTGCCAGCGGCCAGGCCGTTACGGCCGAAGCGCTGGTCCGCTGGGCGCATCCGCAACGCGACATGGTGATGATGCCCGGGGCGTTCGTGCCGGTGGCCGAAGAAAGCGGCGTCATCGTCGCGCTGGGCGACTGGGTGATGGGCCGGGTGTGCGAAACCGCCGCGCGCTGGGCGCAAACCGGCGTGCAGCAACGGATCGCAATCAATATTTCCACGCGCGAACTGGGGCAGGCGGACTTTTTCCTGCGCCTGCGCCATGCCATCGCCACGCACCGCGCGCCACCCGCCATGCTGGAACTGGAAATCACCGAATCGCTGGCGATGGAGATGGATCCGCGCATCCTTGACCAGCTTTCCGCGTTGCGCCGCGACGGCGTGCGCATTGCCATCGACGATTTCGGCACGGGCTATTCCAACCTGTCGCGCCTGCGGGAATTGCCGGTCGACCGGGTCAAGATCGACCGCAGTCTGGTGCGCGACATTGCGACCTCCGCCGAAGCGCGCACCATCTGTTCCGCCGTGGTCGGCCTCATTCAGGGGCTTGGGATGGAAGTCGTGGTCGAAGGCATCGAAAATCAGGCGCAGATGGACATGCTGCGCGTCATCGGCTGCACCCTGTTTCAGGGCTATCATCTGGCCATGCCGACCGGCGAGCAGGACTATCTCTCCCGCTACGCCGCACACGCGCCCATGCAGGAACGCGGGGCAGGCTGACGCCTCACTCCGCCCGCAACGCCCGTTCCAAAACCAGCCCGTAAATCCGCACCAGATCGCGCAGATCCTGCACCGCGACGGCCTCGTCCAGCTTGTGCATGGTCGCGTTGTTCAGGCCAAATTCCACCACCGGGCAGATGCGCGACAGGAACCGCGCGTCGGACGTGCCGCCCGTGGTCGAC encodes:
- a CDS encoding putative bifunctional diguanylate cyclase/phosphodiesterase, with the translated sequence MQGVTLKSRAAAFACAAGALVFTLSLVLGYTPGGQDDIVQVGRALIIAILCGTMSWASATRTVATTANAIDAATERLLSAAHGDLHSRVPAEIGAELPDLSVAMESLFSQVRTNLDHVQTLALFDQVTGLANRTSFCRQVERHLAEREDTGMAALFFIDLDGFKSVNDTLGHAAGDQLLARVAGRLREVVMAQVAAGTGDAVIGRLAGDEFTMFFPNLTGPNAAARIARAIQFALGERFDLGSQHVDLGASIGIACYPDHGDTLATLLRAADVAMYHAKHEGRGRAEMYSAELALAASDRADLERDLLLALQRDEFLLEFQPQIDIASGQAVTAEALVRWAHPQRDMVMMPGAFVPVAEESGVIVALGDWVMGRVCETAARWAQTGVQQRIAINISTRELGQADFFLRLRHAIATHRAPPAMLELEITESLAMEMDPRILDQLSALRRDGVRIAIDDFGTGYSNLSRLRELPVDRVKIDRSLVRDIATSAEARTICSAVVGLIQGLGMEVVVEGIENQAQMDMLRVIGCTLFQGYHLAMPTGEQDYLSRYAAHAPMQERGAG